CCTGTTACTTTTTTGCCCGTTACATGGAAACATTTGATGATACGCCTTTGACTCTTGCAAAACAATATGCCGGCTTGCTGGAAAAAGCAGGAGAGAAAGCCCTGAATACGATCTGGGCAGCTAAAGTGGCCCCGGGTTGTGTAGCATTATATTCTGTAACCAGGGATGAACGATTTTTAAATATTGCTCCCCCTGTTATACAAGCAGTTTTAAAAGGTCAGCATCCTGAAGGATATTGGGTAAAGAATGGCAAACCCTGGATAACACTGACTCCGGAGCAGTGTTTTTGGCTGAGTGATATGAGTGGGAGGGTCGATTGAATACAAAACTTATTGATAAAACTTCTATTCTTAACATTTTCTTATTTTTGACTTTTATTTAATATAACAGGGATACGGCTTTTTAGCTCTGAGTATTATGCGAAAATCTACCGATGATTCATCCTTATTCAGGAAAATAAGAAAAGGAGATGAAAGGGCGTTTGAACTCCTTTTTTACCGTTATTATCCCCGGCTACTTGCTTTTGCCAGAGAGATTGTTCAAAGCGAGGATATTGCCAATGATATGCTTCAGGATGTATATCTCAAATTATGGGAAAAGAGAAAGGAGCTCCGCGATATATCTGTTAAAAACCTGCTTTATACCATGGTTCGGAATCAGTGTCTGAATTATCTCCGTCACCAAAGGGTAATTAATAATAAAAAGGTGTCAATATCTGAGATGAATCAAATAGAAGAACTGTATAATATTGATTTTCAGTCAAAAACATCAGATTTGCTGCTTGCGCAACAATTGGAAGAAGAAATTCAATACCTGATGAACAAACTTCCCAAAAAGTCAAGAGAAGTATTTAGACTAAGCCGGCTTAAGGGTTTGAAAAATAAAGAAATAGCTGAAGAATTGAATGTTTCTGAAAAGAATGTAGAAAAACACATTTCCAAATCCCTCCAACTTTTTCGGAAACACTTTCAGATCTAGCTTGAATAAATTATATTCTAACCAGCCAAAATCTAGCTTTTTATACCAGACTTATATATATATTTAAAAAAATTATATTTAATGGGTAGGGTTAACCCCATCTTTTCGTGTTGATAAATATGAATGGTTTTATGAAAGAAGAGTTAAAATATAAAGAATTGATTGTCAGATACCTAAATGGCAAAGCTTCCCCGCAGGAAAAGGGTGAACTGCTTCAATGGTTGAAAGAAAGTCCGAAACACATGGACTTTTTTGCAAGAGTTAAGAAGGATTGGGACCCGTTTTTGAATGCAGAGGATTTTGTTGATGATGCTTATCAGGAGTTTCAATCCAAAAAATACTTACGCCGGAATCTTAATGAAGCATTTGAAAGAAGATCGGGTGTCAAAAAACGCTTTATATATCCTGTACTTAAGGTGGCTGCTGTACTTTTGATTGGTCTTTTTGTAGGTTTTTGGATTTATGAGTATGATTCAACTGCTCCTGAAAAACAAACAGCTCAAACTGTAATTACCAGTCCAAGAGGTCAGAAATCCAGGCTTATTCTGCCGGATAGCACCAGCGTTTGGTTAAATTCAGAATCTACCATTCGTTATGCTTCTGATTTTTTAAATAACAGGGAAGTCAGGCTGGAGGGGGAGGCCTTTTTTAATGTGCGTAAGAGTAGAAAATCAGTATTTAGCGTACAAACAGATGATTATAGAATTAATGTAAAAGGAACGGAATTCAATGTAATGGCATATGAAGATTTTGACCGTACGGAAACCACGGTTGTTAATGGTAATATAGAGGTTTCCAGGAAAGGGCAGAGCGTCGGAGTGAAGGCAAAGGAAAAAGTGGTTTATGAAGACGGCAAACTTGAAAAGGAACAGGCTAATGTATTGGCGGCCACTTCATGGAAGGATGATATTTTTTACTTCGATCAGGTTCCGTTTAAGGAGCTGGTGAAGCGTTTAGAAAGGTGGTATGATGTGAATATAACGTTGAAAGGAGAGGATTTGAGTGATATTGAATATTCGGGTGTATTCAGAAATGAGGAAACCGTTTGGCAGGTGCTTGATGTTGTCCAAATGACTACCCCTATTGAATACAAAAGAAATCAATTCAGAGAAATCGTTATAACCAATAAGTCGAACTAAAAAAATCTGCCTATGTAAGAAAACCCAAATCCATTGTTTAAAAGAAAAAGGGGAAATGCCCCAACATTTCCCCAATAGTTAAGAAAATAACCGAAAGTTAAATTCTAAAAACCAGTTAAAATTATGAAAAAATCTTGGTTTATGCAAAATACCCAATTGAATGGGTATTTAAAAAAAATTCTTCTAATCATGAAGTTTACGGCAATTTTGATGTTGGCTTTTGCGATCCAGGTTTCAGCATCTTCTTCTTATTCGCAGAATAAAAGGCTGGATTTAAACCTGGAAAATGTCAATCTGAAGGAAGTATTCCGGCAGGTTGAACAGCAATCGGAGTTTTCCTTTTTCTACAAGGATGACATGATCAATAAGGAAAAGCAATACACCCTGAATATGGACGGAGTGTTCGTCAAAGAAGTGTTGAACAGGGTGCTGACGGATCAGAACCTTACCTACCAAATCAGGGATAAGGTAATTGTCATTCTTGATAAGGATAACAGGGGATTACAGCAGAAAGCACAACAACAACAAGAGATAACCGGTACGGTTACCGATGCCGAAAGCGGTGATCCCCTTCCGGGAGCAACCATCCAGGTTCAGGGGACTACTACAGGAACTGTAACCAATACAGACGGTTCCTATAAGATCGAGGTGTCGGATATGGAAGCCACCCTGGTATTTTCTTTTGTTGGTTATCAGTCAAAGACAATTCCC
The nucleotide sequence above comes from Bacteroidales bacterium. Encoded proteins:
- a CDS encoding RNA polymerase sigma-70 factor, producing the protein MRKSTDDSSLFRKIRKGDERAFELLFYRYYPRLLAFAREIVQSEDIANDMLQDVYLKLWEKRKELRDISVKNLLYTMVRNQCLNYLRHQRVINNKKVSISEMNQIEELYNIDFQSKTSDLLLAQQLEEEIQYLMNKLPKKSREVFRLSRLKGLKNKEIAEELNVSEKNVEKHISKSLQLFRKHFQI
- a CDS encoding DUF4974 domain-containing protein, whose amino-acid sequence is MKEELKYKELIVRYLNGKASPQEKGELLQWLKESPKHMDFFARVKKDWDPFLNAEDFVDDAYQEFQSKKYLRRNLNEAFERRSGVKKRFIYPVLKVAAVLLIGLFVGFWIYEYDSTAPEKQTAQTVITSPRGQKSRLILPDSTSVWLNSESTIRYASDFLNNREVRLEGEAFFNVRKSRKSVFSVQTDDYRINVKGTEFNVMAYEDFDRTETTVVNGNIEVSRKGQSVGVKAKEKVVYEDGKLEKEQANVLAATSWKDDIFYFDQVPFKELVKRLERWYDVNITLKGEDLSDIEYSGVFRNEETVWQVLDVVQMTTPIEYKRNQFREIVITNKSN